A genomic segment from Glycine max cultivar Williams 82 chromosome 1, Glycine_max_v4.0, whole genome shotgun sequence encodes:
- the LOC100789266 gene encoding protein TORNADO 2, which yields MALSNNVIGAINFVAVLLSIPIIGAGIWLTTEPADSCVKILQWPIIILGVLIFVVALAGFIGAFWRIPMLLVFYLIAMLVLIVLLVSLVVFTYAVTLRGRGNIEPNRSYLEYRMDDFSIWLRRRVRSSSKWDGIRSCLRSSNICADLDQQYRTAQEFFNAHLTPIQSGCCKPPTKCGYTFVNPTYWISPINTAVDMDCMKWSNDQAQLCYNCDSCKAGLLATLRVEWRRANVILIVTLVALIAVYLVGCFAFRNAKTEELFRKYKQGYS from the exons ATGGCACTAAGCAACAACGTCATAGGCGCCATTAACTTCGTTGCGGTGCTCCTCTCAATCCCAATCATCGGTGCCGGAATCTGGCTAACAACCGAACCAGCCGATTCATGTGTCAAAATTCTACAATGGCCAATCATAATCTTGGGGGTTCTTATATTTGTTGTGGCTCTGGCTGGGTTCATAGGGGCCTTTTGGAGAATCCCCATGCTTCTCGTATTTTACCTCATTGCCATGCTTGTGCTTATTGTGTTGCTGGTTTCCTTGGTGGTTTTCACCTATGCCGTCACCCTTAGAGGCCGTGGCAACATTGAGCCCAATCGGTCTTACTTGGAATATCGCATGGATGATTTCTCAATTTGGCTTCGTCGAAGGGTGAGGAGCTCCAGCAAGTGGGATGGCATCAGAAGCTGTCTTCGCTCTTCGAATATATGTGCTGACTTGGATCAACAGTACCGAACGGCTCAGGAATTCTTTAATGCACACCTAACCCCAATTcag TCAGGGTGCTGCAAGCCACCAACAAAATGTGGTTACACGTTTGTGAATCCAACGTATTGGATTAGCCCTATCAACACGGCAGTAGACATGGATTGCATGAAATGGAGCAACGACCAAGCACAGCTTTGCTACAACTGTGACTCGTGTAAAGCTGGATTGTTGGCAACCCTTAGGGTGGAGTGGAGAAGGGCCAATGTGATATTGATCGTTACTCTAGTTGCTTTAATTGCGGTGTATTTGGTAGGATGTTTTGCATTTAGGAATGCCAAGACAGAGGAGCTCTTTCGCAAATACAAGCAAGGCTACTCTTGA